Part of the Methylovirgula sp. 4M-Z18 genome is shown below.
CGATCGGCATCGTATGGACGCCGGACGGAAAGGCGGTGGCCGACAATCCATCGAGCCCCGGCCGTGCCCCCATTCCGCCCGAATTGAACATCAGCACCTCTGCCCGTCGCCCTTCGCCACTTCCAACCGGCCGCACCGAAATGTGAATGTTCCAAAGGGCGCCGGCACCTTCGGCGAGAATTTTGCCGGGCAATGCTTTGGCCATCGCGCCGAGCACCAGGTCCGGCACCATGTGGCCGAAGATGTGGCGCAGCGCGACGGGCGCCGGGCGAACGGCATTCAGGATGTTCACCGGAGATGTGACCGTGAAAAAGGCAAGAGAGGCGCCATTGTTGGGAATATCCGGCGCCACCACGCATTTCAACGCATAGCTGGCGTAGGCCTTGCTGTAGTTGATCGGGCAATTGATGCCCCAACGGCTCATCGGGTCGGAACCGGCGAAATCGACGTCGATATGATCATCACGGACCGAGACCGTTGCCGCCAACTTGACCGGCGCATCATATCCGTCCGTGACCAGCTCGTTCGCCCAGGCGCCTTTCGGCAAGGCCTTGATGCGTTCGATCATGGCGTCGCGCGTGCGCGAGAAAATGAAGTCGCCAAGATTTTCGAGCGACGTCAGCCCGATCTCGCCCATCATCGCGATGAGGCGGCGATGGCCGACCTCGTTACAGGCGGCGAGCGAGTAGAAATCGCCGACCACCTGGTTCGGCTCGCGGACATTCACGCGCAGGATCTTGACGAGATCGAGATTGACCTTGCCCTTCTCCGCGAATTTCATGATCGGGATCTGGATCCCTTCCTCATAGACCGATTTGCCGTCCGCGCCGAAACCGCGTCCGCCCACATCCACGACATGCGCGGTACAGGCGAAGAACGCCACGAGTTCCCCGTTGAGGAAAGACGGCGACACCATGGTGATGTCATGCAAGTGGCCCGTCCCTTGCCACGGATCGTTCGTGACATAGGTGTCCCCCTCGAACATGTCCTCGCGCGGGATCTCATTCATGAATTGCAGAACGGCTTCCGCCATCGTGTTGACATGGCCGGGGGTTCCGGTGACGGCCTGCGCGAGCATCTGGCCGCGCGGATCGAAAACGCCGGCCGAAAGATCGCCGGCTTCGCGAACGGACGATGAAAAAGCCGTGCGCAGCAGGGTCAATGCTTGTTCTTCGACAACCGAAACCAAGCGGTTCCACATCACCTGCATGCGGATTTCGCCAATGTCGCTCATGCCTGGATGCCTTTACGAATGAGGAGAATGGTGCCGTCGGTCTGGATGACGGCATCGAACAGGGTGGTGACGACGGTCGACGTCTCGCGCTCCACGATCACGGCGGGTCCGACCACGCGATCGTGCGACGACAGAGTCTCCCGTTCGATGATCGCGTAGGTTTGAACCGAGCCGCTGGCCGGATCGAATACCGGACGCTTCACCTTTGCTGCGACCGCAGTCTCCCCCGCAGCGATCTGATTCCGGACGGCGTGCGGCCGTTGGTTGGAGGCCTTGACCGACCAGGTCACGATTTCGATCTCCAGCTTGCCAAGGCCGTCGATGGCGCGGCCGAAGAAACGCTGGTAGCTGGCCTGGAACCATTCCTTGAGTTGCGCCGCCGCATCGTCCCCGAACATGTCGTTCGGCACGTTCACCGGAATTTCCCACCCTTGACCGGCATAGCGCATGAAAGCCGTGATCTCGCAATCGATCCGGCCGCTCGTGCCGGCGCGCACGAAGCTCTCGGCGGAGGCCTTCAGGCCGCGCAACAATTTATTCGCTGCATCGGCGTTGAATTGCGAAAGACGCGTGACCCGCGACGCCAGCGCTTCGAAGCCGAAGGGCGCTTTCAGAAAGCCGATCGCCGACCCGACGCCCGCCCCCTTGGGCACAAGGCATCTGTCGATGCCGAGCTTCTCGCACAGCCGCGCCGCATGCAGCGGCGCCGCGCCGCCAAAGGCGATCATGATATTATCGGAAATGTTCTTGCCGTTTTCGACGGCGTGGACCCGCGCAGCATTGGCCATGTTCTCGTCCACGACCTCGCAAATGCCGAAGGCCGTCGACATCGTATCAAGCGACAGGCGATCGCCGACATCGCGCATGATCGCTTGTTTGGATGCGCTGCTATCGAGCTTGATGGCGCCGCCGGCGAAATTGTTCGGATCGAGCTTGCCGAGGACCAGGTCGGCATCGGTGATCGCCGGATGCATGCCGCCGCGTCCATAGCACGCCGGCCCCGGCTCCGATCCGGCACTTTCAGGTCCGGTCTGAATGCGGCCCATGGCATCGACCCAGGCGATCGATCCGCCGCCGGCGCCGATTTCGATCATCTCGATCACCGGAATGGAGATCGGCATGCCGGACCCTTTGCAGAACCGGTAGGTTCGGGCAACCTCGAAAGTCCGCGCTGTGCGCGGCGCACAATCCTCGATCAAACAGATCTTGGCCGTGGTGCCGCCCATGTCGTAGGAGACCACCTTTTCCAAGCCGAAGCGCTCGGCGATATCGGCCGCGAAAATAGCGCCGCCCGCTGGACCCGACTCCACCAGCCGCACGGGAAATTCCGATGCGGTCTCCACCGAAATCAACCCGCCGCCGGAATGGATCATAAAGACCGGGCAGTTTGCGCCCATGTCCTTCAGGCGCGTCTGCAGGCGGGCGAGATAATCGGCCATCTGCGGCCGCACATAGGCATTCGCGCAGACCGTGTTGAAGCGCTCGAACTCGCGCATCTGCGGCGAAACCTCCGCACTGATGGAGATCGGAACCCGCAGCTTCTTGGCGAGGATCTCGCGCGCCCGCCGCTCGTGGACCGGGTTAACGTAGGAATGGATGAAACCGATCGCGACCGCGCCAAATCCGGCTGCGGCGATCGCATCGGCAATCTCTTCCAAAGCCGCGTCGTCCAGCGGCTGCAGTTCCTGCCCCCCTGCCCCGATGCGCCCTTTGACAACGAACCTATGCTCGCGCGGAATCAAAGGTGTCGGCAAGCGAAGATTCAAATCATATTGCTCGAACCTATTTTCGGTGCGCATCTCGATCACGTCACGGAACCCTTCCGTCGTGACCAGCGCCGTCTTGGCGCCCCGGCGCTCGATCAAGGCATTGGTGGCGAGGGTCGTGCCGTGGATGACGATACCGATGTCGCTTGGCGCAAGGCCGGCACCGCGCAGCACGATGGCGATACCGTCGAGAATGGCTTGCTCGGGCGCCGCATAATTGGTCAGCACTTTGGTCGAGAAGATTGTTCCCCGCACATCGAGCGCAATGTCCGTGAAGGTGCCGCCGATGTCTGCGCCAAGGCGGATATCGTCCTTTGCCGTATTCATGTCTTAGCCTTTTGCGATTTCAGCGCGGCATCGCGCATTTGCGAGAGAGTTTGACGGGGCGTCAGCGCTTCCGCCGAAACCGTGATGTCGAGGACAGCACCCGTCGCCGACTTCAGCGCACGATCGAAGGCTGCCGGAAATTCACCCGTCGCGCTGACGCGTTCGGCGTGGAAGCCGTATGATTGTGCGAGTTGAACGAAATCGGGATTCTCGAGCGTAGTGCCGGAAACGCGCGCGGGATAGTTGCGCTCCTGATGTGCCCGTATCGTGCCATAGATACCGTTGTTCACAATCAGAACGATCGGCTGCGCACCGGCCTGCATGGCCGTCCCGAGTTCCTGGCAGTTCATCTGGAAATCGCCGTCGCCGGCAAAACAAACCACCGTGCGGTTCGGAAACGCCACTTTGGCGGCAATGCTCGCGGGAAGGCCGTAACCCATGGCGCCCGACTGCGGCGCCAACAGGCGCGCCTTCGGCCCGAATTTGAAAAACTTGTTCGGCCAGACGGTGAAGTTGCCCGCGCCGTTGGTCAGGATCACATCGTCGGGCAGACGATCGCGCAGCCAGGCGCTGACCTCGACCATATCCACGGGACCGGGCTGCACAGGCGCGGAAAACGCCGCTTCGTACTTTTCACGTGCCCGCGCACGCCAGTCGCTCCATTGACCTTTGACAGGAGCCAATACTTTAGCGAACGCGTTCGGACCGGCCTGCACACCCAGGACCGGCACATAGACCTTTCCGATCTCGCGGTCCGACGGGTGCACGTGAATGAGCTTCTGCGCCGGCGTCGGCACTGACAGCAACGTATAGCCATCCGTCGTCATCTCGCCGAACCGTACGTTGACGGCAAGAATGACATCGGCGTCGCGAATAAGCTCCTTGACATGCGGCGCCATGCCGACGCCGGCTTCGCCGACGAAAACGGCGGATCCGTTGTCGAACTGGTCCTGATAGCGGAACGCCGCGACGACGGGAATGTCGGAGGCTTCGGCAAAGGATTGCAGGGCGGTGCGGCCCTCGTCCGTCCAATTGGTGCCGCCGAGGAGGATAACTGGATGCTTCGCCGTCGCGATCAGCGCGCGCGCCGCAGCCATTGCCGAGGCTTCGACTGCGGGCTCAAAGACGCGGGGAGGCCCATCGAGCACCGGCTGGTCGGTCAAATCCGTCAACATGTCTTCGGGCAATGCCACCACGACCGGCCCGGGACGGCCGGTCATGGCCGTTGTCCAGGCGCGTGAGACGATTTCCGGAATGCGCGACACGTCGTCAATTTCGACTGCCCACTTCGCCAGCGTACCAAAGACGGCGCGGTAATCGACCTCCTGGAACGCCTCGCGCCCCTTCATGTCGGTTCCCACCTGGCCGACGAACAGGATCATCGGCGAACTGTCCTGCATCGCCGTATGCACGCCGATACTGGCATTGGTGGCCCCGGGGCCGCGCGTCACGAAGCAGATGCCAGGCGAGCCGGTCAATTTGCCATAGGCAGAAGCCATGAAGGCGGCGCCGCCCTCGTTGCGGCACACAACGTAATCAAGCTTGCCAGCAAGGTCATGCAAGGCATCGAGGACCGCGAGATAGCTCTCGCCGGGAATGCCGAAACTTTTGGTGGCGCCCAGCGCCACGAGGCATTCAGCAAGAAGTCTCCCGCCATTTCGCATCATCTGCCCGCTTTCCCTCTTGAAGAGATCCCTTGCAATACGAGAGTGCCAGCAACGGCCAAGGCAGTCATCTCCTTGATCTTATCGCTTGCCACTCTTCATGAGTGTGCACATTGACCCGCCGATCCGAAATCAAGAAATGCGGTTTATTGGAAAGTTTTTCTTTGCGACGGGTTCCGCAAGACGAGGCCCGGGTTCATCACTCCGGCCGGATCGAAGGCCGATTTGAGTGCGCGCAAGTCCTTGGCCAACGCCTGTGCATGATGCCCTCAATGGCCAATAACTTGAGACAGGAATTTCTGAGTCCGCTCGTTCTTCGCCGACGTGAAGAAAATCTCAGGCGGTGCCTCTTCGACGATTTCGCCCGCATCCATGAAAATGACGCGATCGGCGACGCGGCGGGCAAAACCCATTTCGTGCGTGACACACATCATCGTCATGCCTTCCGACGCGAGCGTGACCATCACATCGAGCACCTCCGAAATCATCTCCGGATCCAGCGCCGATGTCGGCTCGTCGAAAAGCATGATCTTCGGCTGCATGCAAAGGGCGCGCGCGATCGCGACGCGTTGCTGTTGGCCGCCGGAAAGTTGGCCCGGAAATTTAGTGGCTTTCTCCGGAATGCGCACCTTTTCGAGATACTTTAACGCCATGGCTTCCGCCTCGTCGCGCAACTTCTTCCGCACCAGCATGGGCGCGAGAACGCAATTCTCCAGGACGGTCATATGCGGGAACAAATTGAAGTGCTGGAACACCATCCCCACTTCGCGCCGGATCTCGTCGATATTGCCGACGTCGTCGTTCAACTCCGTGCCGAGGACGACGATTTTTCCCGAGTTGTGCTCTTCAAGACGGTTGATGCACCGGATCATCGTGGATTTTCCGGAGCCGGAGGGCCCGCAGACCACGATCTTCTCCCCGCTCCGCACGCTCAGATTGATGTTACGCAAGGCATGAAAGTCGCCATAGAACTTGTTCATGCCCTCAATGCGCACAGCTGACGTTTCGTGGTGAGAGCTATCTGGACGAGTCATATGTAAGCTCCCTAGCGCGCGCCGACCGCCATCCGACGCTCGAGATAAGCGCCGTAACGGGATAGGCTGAAAACGAAAACGAAATAGATGAACGCGATGAAGACATAGACTTCGACATAGGCGAAGCGCCAATCGCCGGTTCCGTATGCCGCATTGCCGGACGCCAGGATCTCGAAAAATCCGACGATGACCACCAGCGAGGTTTCCTTGAACGAAATCACGAACTGGTTGATTGTCGCCGGCAGCGCATTGCGCATGGCCTGCGGCAGAACGATGCGCGAGATGCGCTCCCAATAGTTCAGCCCGAGCGCCATCGCCGCCTCTTCCTGCCCTTTGGGGACACCTTGCATGCCGCCGCGGACGATCTCGGCCTGATAGGCGGCGAAAAACAGCGCGGAGCCAAGGATCACGCGATACAGTTTATCCCCTTGCAGCCACTGTGGCAGAGCGAATGGCAGAACGATGGCAAATGTGAAAAGGATCGATATCAGAGGCAGAGAACGCACCGTATCGATGATGCCGCCTGTCGTGTAGGATATCCAGGGCAGGTGCGAGCGTCGCAGCAGGGCAAGGCAAATCGCCAACGGAAAGCCGATGAGACAGGTCGAGACAAAGATGAAGAGCGTGAGGGCGAGCCCACCCCAGACCTCCTCACCTTCGTAGTGAAGTCCCAATACGCCGCCTTTCATCAATACATAGTAGGTCGCTGCGCCCAAAACCCATATGACGGCAATACGCGCGCCCGTCCATAACATCGGCATGCAGCTGAGCACAGTCATCACCACGACGGTTACGCAGGCCAATGCCGAGCGCCACTGCTCCTCGAATGGGTACAGGCCAAACAGAATGATCCGCCAACGTGCCGCGATGACCGACCAGCAGGCACCGGAAGCGGCGTGACATGCGTCGGGCCCGTGGCTGGCGTCAAAGACCGCAGAAAAGATCGCCCAATTCAGAATCTTCCAGCCTAGCAGCACAATCAACACAAGACACAGCAGCGACACGCTCGCCTGAAATGGCGTCGCCAGGAAGCGGCGTCTCAAATCCGAAGATCCGCGTGGGACGGGCTGAGCGAGAGCGGTCATTCCTTATCCCCTGAGTTGACTGCCTTTGAGGGCTATTGCTTTGTTGATGCGATTGAAGATCGCGGCGAGGCTGAGGTTGATCGTGAGAAAGCCGGCCATCAAAATGGCGATCGATTCGAACGTCTGGCCCGAATGATTGATGGCCAAGGCGACGATCATGAAGAAGTCGGTAAAACCGATCGCAATGCCCATCGTCGTTGCCTTGATGAGCCACACATATTGATTGGCGAGGATCGGGAGCATGGCGCGCAACGCGAGGGGTAAACGCACACGGGAAAAAACTTGCCACGCACTCAGCCCAAGCGATTGGGCCGCCTCGACCTGTCCTTTGCCGACGGCTTTGAACCCGCCGCGGACGATCTCGGCGATGTAGGAGCCGCCATAGATCGCAATCGCGACAGCGAGCGCCGCAAATTCCGACGAAATGCGCAAGCCCCCGCGCAGGTTGAGGCCCTGCACCGCTGGAACATCGATGAGCGGCTCACCTGGATGATGGCCAATGAGCACGAAGGTGGCTGCGCAAGCGAGCGCGGCTGCGGCCGCCAGCCATTGAGGCCCTAAGCGCGCGCCCAGCGGGCGATTGAGACGTGATGTCCTGCCGAGCCAAATCGGAACGGCGATCGCAGCGAAGACCGCCGCCAGCATCAAGGCAAACATCGGGCCTGACACATTGGGAATCGGAATGTAAATGCCGCGGTTCGTGAGAAAGGCGCCAAAGCCTTGATAGGCATTCCGTGGTGGCGGAAAATGCGTGATGATCGCGTACCAGAAAAACACCTGCAGAATGAGCGGAATATTCCGGAAGATATCGACATAGGTCCGCCCGAGCAATTGCGCGAGTTCATTGGATGAGGTCCGTGCAAATCCGACAATGCCGCCGACGAGCGTCGC
Proteins encoded:
- a CDS encoding thiamine pyrophosphate-binding protein yields the protein MMRNGGRLLAECLVALGATKSFGIPGESYLAVLDALHDLAGKLDYVVCRNEGGAAFMASAYGKLTGSPGICFVTRGPGATNASIGVHTAMQDSSPMILFVGQVGTDMKGREAFQEVDYRAVFGTLAKWAVEIDDVSRIPEIVSRAWTTAMTGRPGPVVVALPEDMLTDLTDQPVLDGPPRVFEPAVEASAMAAARALIATAKHPVILLGGTNWTDEGRTALQSFAEASDIPVVAAFRYQDQFDNGSAVFVGEAGVGMAPHVKELIRDADVILAVNVRFGEMTTDGYTLLSVPTPAQKLIHVHPSDREIGKVYVPVLGVQAGPNAFAKVLAPVKGQWSDWRARAREKYEAAFSAPVQPGPVDMVEVSAWLRDRLPDDVILTNGAGNFTVWPNKFFKFGPKARLLAPQSGAMGYGLPASIAAKVAFPNRTVVCFAGDGDFQMNCQELGTAMQAGAQPIVLIVNNGIYGTIRAHQERNYPARVSGTTLENPDFVQLAQSYGFHAERVSATGEFPAAFDRALKSATGAVLDITVSAEALTPRQTLSQMRDAALKSQKAKT
- a CDS encoding hydantoinase B/oxoprolinase family protein produces the protein MSDIGEIRMQVMWNRLVSVVEEQALTLLRTAFSSSVREAGDLSAGVFDPRGQMLAQAVTGTPGHVNTMAEAVLQFMNEIPREDMFEGDTYVTNDPWQGTGHLHDITMVSPSFLNGELVAFFACTAHVVDVGGRGFGADGKSVYEEGIQIPIMKFAEKGKVNLDLVKILRVNVREPNQVVGDFYSLAACNEVGHRRLIAMMGEIGLTSLENLGDFIFSRTRDAMIERIKALPKGAWANELVTDGYDAPVKLAATVSVRDDHIDVDFAGSDPMSRWGINCPINYSKAYASYALKCVVAPDIPNNGASLAFFTVTSPVNILNAVRPAPVALRHIFGHMVPDLVLGAMAKALPGKILAEGAGALWNIHISVRPVGSGEGRRAEVLMFNSGGMGARPGLDGLSATAFPSGVHTMPIEATEHTGPIVIWRKELRPDSGGAGEFRGGLGQVMEIAALEGHEFDFSAMFDRVNHSARGRNGGHNGAPGSVKLDDSTQMRPKGWQHVPAGRTLLLELPGGGGYGDPAKRDTSAKAEDRSKGYVSENAG
- a CDS encoding ABC transporter permease subunit (The N-terminal region of this protein, as described by TIGR01726, is a three transmembrane segment that identifies a subfamily of ABC transporter permease subunits, which specificities that include histidine, arginine, glutamine, glutamate, L-cystine (sic), the opines (in Agrobacterium) octopine and nopaline, etc.): MRNVLLQAAFVGTLAALILSAVLTARQNLIAQGIASGFDFLFKSTGWNMDFSLLPVTANDPYWWFFLTGILNTLFLGSCGLALATLVGGIVGFARTSSNELAQLLGRTYVDIFRNIPLILQVFFWYAIITHFPPPRNAYQGFGAFLTNRGIYIPIPNVSGPMFALMLAAVFAAIAVPIWLGRTSRLNRPLGARLGPQWLAAAAALACAATFVLIGHHPGEPLIDVPAVQGLNLRGGLRISSEFAALAVAIAIYGGSYIAEIVRGGFKAVGKGQVEAAQSLGLSAWQVFSRVRLPLALRAMLPILANQYVWLIKATTMGIAIGFTDFFMIVALAINHSGQTFESIAILMAGFLTINLSLAAIFNRINKAIALKGSQLRG
- a CDS encoding hydantoinase/oxoprolinase family protein, giving the protein MNTAKDDIRLGADIGGTFTDIALDVRGTIFSTKVLTNYAAPEQAILDGIAIVLRGAGLAPSDIGIVIHGTTLATNALIERRGAKTALVTTEGFRDVIEMRTENRFEQYDLNLRLPTPLIPREHRFVVKGRIGAGGQELQPLDDAALEEIADAIAAAGFGAVAIGFIHSYVNPVHERRAREILAKKLRVPISISAEVSPQMREFERFNTVCANAYVRPQMADYLARLQTRLKDMGANCPVFMIHSGGGLISVETASEFPVRLVESGPAGGAIFAADIAERFGLEKVVSYDMGGTTAKICLIEDCAPRTARTFEVARTYRFCKGSGMPISIPVIEMIEIGAGGGSIAWVDAMGRIQTGPESAGSEPGPACYGRGGMHPAITDADLVLGKLDPNNFAGGAIKLDSSASKQAIMRDVGDRLSLDTMSTAFGICEVVDENMANAARVHAVENGKNISDNIMIAFGGAAPLHAARLCEKLGIDRCLVPKGAGVGSAIGFLKAPFGFEALASRVTRLSQFNADAANKLLRGLKASAESFVRAGTSGRIDCEITAFMRYAGQGWEIPVNVPNDMFGDDAAAQLKEWFQASYQRFFGRAIDGLGKLEIEIVTWSVKASNQRPHAVRNQIAAGETAVAAKVKRPVFDPASGSVQTYAIIERETLSSHDRVVGPAVIVERETSTVVTTLFDAVIQTDGTILLIRKGIQA
- a CDS encoding amino acid ABC transporter permease: MTALAQPVPRGSSDLRRRFLATPFQASVSLLCLVLIVLLGWKILNWAIFSAVFDASHGPDACHAASGACWSVIAARWRIILFGLYPFEEQWRSALACVTVVVMTVLSCMPMLWTGARIAVIWVLGAATYYVLMKGGVLGLHYEGEEVWGGLALTLFIFVSTCLIGFPLAICLALLRRSHLPWISYTTGGIIDTVRSLPLISILFTFAIVLPFALPQWLQGDKLYRVILGSALFFAAYQAEIVRGGMQGVPKGQEEAAMALGLNYWERISRIVLPQAMRNALPATINQFVISFKETSLVVIVGFFEILASGNAAYGTGDWRFAYVEVYVFIAFIYFVFVFSLSRYGAYLERRMAVGAR
- a CDS encoding amino acid ABC transporter ATP-binding protein gives rise to the protein MTRPDSSHHETSAVRIEGMNKFYGDFHALRNINLSVRSGEKIVVCGPSGSGKSTMIRCINRLEEHNSGKIVVLGTELNDDVGNIDEIRREVGMVFQHFNLFPHMTVLENCVLAPMLVRKKLRDEAEAMALKYLEKVRIPEKATKFPGQLSGGQQQRVAIARALCMQPKIMLFDEPTSALDPEMISEVLDVMVTLASEGMTMMCVTHEMGFARRVADRVIFMDAGEIVEEAPPEIFFTSAKNERTQKFLSQVIGH